From the Quercus lobata isolate SW786 chromosome 6, ValleyOak3.0 Primary Assembly, whole genome shotgun sequence genome, one window contains:
- the LOC115950671 gene encoding polygalacturonase-like, with protein sequence MAHLPRSSLVLAQILSMFIPLVVASPDPAAMTYNVVSLGAKADGTTDSTQAFVSAWTKACGSTNPATIYVPEGRFYLRQVVFNGPCNNNAIIMRIAGTLVAPSDYSVLGNTANWLVFEHVDGVTISGGILDAQGTALWACKASGNTCPDGATTLEFSNSNNIVVSALSSLNSQMFHIVVNGCQNVKMQGIKVTADGNSPNTDGIHVQLSSSVTILNSKIKTGDDCISIGPGTTNLWIENVECGPGHGISIGSLGKDQEEAGVQNVTVKTVTFTDTQNGVRIKSWGRPSNGFARNILFQHAVMMNVQNPIVIDQNYCPNNKGCPGQASGVKISDVTYQDIHGTSATEVAMKFDCSSGNPCFNIKLEDVKLTYNNQAAQASCSHAAGTSTGFVQPTSCL encoded by the exons ATGGCACACCTGCCCAGAAGCTCTCTTGTCCTCGCACAAATTCTCTCTATGTTCATTCCCTTAGTGGTAGCTTCTCCTGATCCTGCTGCTATGACATACAATGTAGTTAGTTTAGGAGCCAAAGCAGATGGTACAACAGACTCAACTCAGGCTTTTGTTAGTGCATGGACAAAAGCTTGTGGCTCCACAAATCCTGCCACGATTTATGTGCCAGAAGGGAGGTTCTATCTCAGGCAAGTGGTGTTTAATGGACCATGCAACAACAATGCTATCATTATGCGCATAGCTGGGACCCTTGTGGCCCCATCGGACTATAGTGTCCTTGGAAATACAGCAAACTGGCTTGTGTTTGAGCATGTTGATGGGGTTACCATATCTGGTGGAATTCTTGATGCCCAAGGCACTGCCTTGTGGGCTTGCAAAGCCTCTGGCAATACTTGTCCTGACGGAGCCACG ACATTGGAATTTTCCAACTCGAATAACATTGTGGTTAGTGCATTAAGCTCTCTAAACAGCCAGATGTTCCACATTGTTGTCAATGGTTGCCAAAATGTAAAAATGCAAGGTATCAAGGTCACCGCAGATGGAAACAGCCCAAACACAGATGGAATTCATGTTCAATTATCTTCAAGTGTTACAATTCTCAACTCCAAGATCAAGACTGGTGATGATTGCATCTCAATTGGCCCTGGTACCACTAACTTATGGATTGAGAATGTTGAATGTGGACCTGGGCATGGAATCAg CATTGGGAGTTTAGGCAAGGACCAAGAAGAGGCTGGTGTGCAAAATGTGACAGTTAAAACAGTTACTTTTACTGATACTCAGAATGGAGTAAGGATTAAGTCTTGGGGAAGACCTAGCAATGGGTTTGCTAGGAACATTCTTTTCCAACATGCTGTTATGATGAATGTCCAAAATCCAATTGTGATTGATCAAAATTACTGCCCCAACAACAAAGGTTGCCCAGGCCAG gCTTCTGGTGTAAAAATTAGTGATGTGACATACCAAGACATCCATGGAACATCAGCAACAGAGGTTGCTATGAAATTTGATTGTAGTTCAGGAAACCCGTGCTTTAATATAAAATTGGAGGATGTAAAACTCACTTATAACAATCAAGCAGCTCAAGCTTCATGTAGCCATGCTGCTGGAACATCTACTGGTTTTGTCCAGCCCACAAGTTGCTTGTAG
- the LOC115993772 gene encoding protein SULFUR DEFICIENCY-INDUCED 1 isoform X2: MMMMMSQKKELEGGSSSLSQPPYHVIHKLPPGNTPYVRAKHVQLVEKDPEAAIVLFWKAINEGDRVDSALKDMAVVMKQQDRAEEAIEAIKSFRDRCSRQAQESLDNVLIDLFKKCGRMEEQIELLKRKLRMIYHGEAFNGKATKTARSHGKKFQVTIKQETSRILGNLGWAYMQQGNHMAAEVVYRKAQLIDPDANKACNLCLCLIKQSRHAEAQSVVEEVLQGKLAGSQDPKSRNRAEELVQELEQHQPAPTSPNMSRLSIEDAFIEGLDQLMNQWTPIRSKRLPIFEEISSFRDQLAC, from the exons atgatgatgatgatgagtcagaagaaggaattagAGGGCggttcttcttctctttctcagccaccGTATCATGTAATTCATAAACTCCCACCTGGAAACACCCCTTACGTCCGTGCCAAGCACGTCCAG TTAGTTGAGAAGGATCCAGAAGCAGCTATAGTTTTGTTTTGGAAGGCTATAAATGAGGGTGATAGAGTAGATAGTGCTCTCAAAGACATGGCAGTAGTTATGAAACAGCAAGATAGAGCAGAAGAAGCAATTGAAGCTATAAAATCTTTCAGGGATCGTTGCTCCAGACAAGCTCAGGAATCATTGGACAATGTCCTTATTGACTTGTTCAAG AAATGTGGGAGAATGGAGGAGCAGATTGAACTATTGAAACGAAAGCTTCGGATGATTTACCATGGAGAGGCCTTCAACGGTAAGGCTACCAAGACGGCTCGCTCTCATGGAAAGAAGTTCCAGGTTACAATCAAGCAAGAGACCTCCAGAATACTG GGAAACTTGGGATGGGCCTATATGCAACAAGGAAACCATATGGCCGCAGAAGTAGTCTATCGTAAAGCTCAATTAATCGACCCTGATGCAAACAAAGCCTGCAACTTGTGCCTGTGCCTGATCAAGCAAAGTCGACATGCTGAGGCACAGTCAGTTGTTGAAGAAGTATTGCAGGGTAAACTTGCAGGGTCCCAAGACCCCAAGTCAAGAAATCGTGCAGAGGAGCTGGTGCAGGAATTAGAACAACACCAACCTGCACCAACATCTCCAAACATGTCAAGATTAAGTATAGAAGATGCTTTCATTGAGGGGCTTGACCAGTTGATGAACCAATGGACCCCAATAAGATCAAAGAGACTTCCAATCTTTGAAGAGATCTCTTCATTTAGAGATCAGTTAGCTTGTTAA
- the LOC115993772 gene encoding protein SULFUR DEFICIENCY-INDUCED 1 isoform X1, which produces MMMMMSQKKELEGGSSSLSQPPYHVIHKLPPGNTPYVRAKHVQLVEKDPEAAIVLFWKAINEGDRVDSALKDMAVVMKQQDRAEEAIEAIKSFRDRCSRQAQESLDNVLIDLFKQKCGRMEEQIELLKRKLRMIYHGEAFNGKATKTARSHGKKFQVTIKQETSRILGNLGWAYMQQGNHMAAEVVYRKAQLIDPDANKACNLCLCLIKQSRHAEAQSVVEEVLQGKLAGSQDPKSRNRAEELVQELEQHQPAPTSPNMSRLSIEDAFIEGLDQLMNQWTPIRSKRLPIFEEISSFRDQLAC; this is translated from the exons atgatgatgatgatgagtcagaagaaggaattagAGGGCggttcttcttctctttctcagccaccGTATCATGTAATTCATAAACTCCCACCTGGAAACACCCCTTACGTCCGTGCCAAGCACGTCCAG TTAGTTGAGAAGGATCCAGAAGCAGCTATAGTTTTGTTTTGGAAGGCTATAAATGAGGGTGATAGAGTAGATAGTGCTCTCAAAGACATGGCAGTAGTTATGAAACAGCAAGATAGAGCAGAAGAAGCAATTGAAGCTATAAAATCTTTCAGGGATCGTTGCTCCAGACAAGCTCAGGAATCATTGGACAATGTCCTTATTGACTTGTTCAAG CAGAAATGTGGGAGAATGGAGGAGCAGATTGAACTATTGAAACGAAAGCTTCGGATGATTTACCATGGAGAGGCCTTCAACGGTAAGGCTACCAAGACGGCTCGCTCTCATGGAAAGAAGTTCCAGGTTACAATCAAGCAAGAGACCTCCAGAATACTG GGAAACTTGGGATGGGCCTATATGCAACAAGGAAACCATATGGCCGCAGAAGTAGTCTATCGTAAAGCTCAATTAATCGACCCTGATGCAAACAAAGCCTGCAACTTGTGCCTGTGCCTGATCAAGCAAAGTCGACATGCTGAGGCACAGTCAGTTGTTGAAGAAGTATTGCAGGGTAAACTTGCAGGGTCCCAAGACCCCAAGTCAAGAAATCGTGCAGAGGAGCTGGTGCAGGAATTAGAACAACACCAACCTGCACCAACATCTCCAAACATGTCAAGATTAAGTATAGAAGATGCTTTCATTGAGGGGCTTGACCAGTTGATGAACCAATGGACCCCAATAAGATCAAAGAGACTTCCAATCTTTGAAGAGATCTCTTCATTTAGAGATCAGTTAGCTTGTTAA